DNA sequence from the Pseudoxanthomonas indica genome:
CGGCAAGCTGCAGGCCGATGCCGCCGACGCCCTGGCCGTGGCCATCACCCACGCGCATGTACGCGCCACCGCGCAGCGCCTGGGCGTGAATGCGCGCCTGGCCTGGAGCCGCAAATGATGTCGCAGCGCCGGCTTGCTGTAGGCTGCACGCCCAACCCCGGGAGTTGTCCATGATTGGTCGTCTGCGCGGCATCCTTTCGCACAAGCAGCCACCGTGGCTGATCATCGACGTGGGCGGCGTGGGTTACGAGCTGGAAGCGCCGATGAGCACGTTCTACGACCTGCCGGAACTGGGTCGTGAGGTCAGCCTGTTCACCCATTACGCGCAGAAGGAAGACAGCGTCTCGCTGTACGGTTTCCTGCGCGAGAGCGAACGCCGCCTGTTCCGCGACGTGCAGAAGGTCAGCGGCATCGGCGCCAAGATTGCGCTGGCGATCCTTTCCGGCGTCAGCGTGGACGAGTTCGCGCGACTGCTGCAGGCTGGCGACGTGACCGCGCTGACCCGCGTGCCCGGCATCGGCAAGAAGACGGCCGAGCGCCTGGTGGTGGAATTGCGCGACCGCGCGGCCGATCTGGCCGGTGGCGGCGTCACCCTCAGTGCCGGTGTGCCGGCCGATCCGCAGTCCGAAGCCACCGTCGCCCTGCAGCAACTGGGCTACAAGCCGGCCGAAGCCGCACGCATGGTCCGCGATGCCGCGGCCGCGGGCGACGACGCTGCCCTGATCATCCGCAAGGCCTTGCAGTCAGCCCTGCGCTGAACGCCTCTAGAGCCTTTCCTCACCTCTCGCGCGCTAGCCTTCTCCGCCATGTCCGCCTCTGCTTCCTCTTCTTCTTCCGCCTCGCATGCCGGCGGACACGGCCACGATCATGGCCACGGCCACGGCAAGCAGGGCCTGGCCGGGCTGGTGATCGCCGCCGGTGGCGTGGTGTTTGGCGACATCGGCACCAGCCCGCTGTACACGCTGAAGGAAGCCTTCTCCGAACACTTCCACCTGCAGGCCAACCACGACACCGTGCTGGGCATCCTGTCGCTGGTGTTCTGGGCGATGATGATCGTGGTGACGCTGAAGTACGTGTCCATCATCATGCGCGCCGACAACGAGGGCGAGGGCGGCATCATGGCGCTGATGGCGCTGACCCAACGCACCCTCAAGCGCGGTTCGCGCACCGCCTACGTGGTGGGCATCCTCGGCATCTTCGGCGCCTCGCTGTTCTTCGGCGACGGCGTGATCACCCCGGCAATCACCGTGCTGGGCGCGGTCGAAGGCCTGCGCGTGGCCGCGCCGGGGCTGGAACATTTCATCGTGCCGATCACCATCGTGATCCTGCTGACCGTGTTCATGGTCCAGCGCTTCGGCACGCAGAAGGTCGGCCGCGTGTTCGGCCCGGTGATGATGGCCTGGTTCCTGTCGATCGGCGCGCTGGGCATCCACAACATCATCGATGCGCCGGAAGTGCTGAAGGCGCTCAACCCGATCTGGGGCGCGAAGTTCTTCATCCAGCATGGCTGGCACTCGGTGCTGATCCTGGGCGTGGTGGTGCTGGCCGTCACCGGCGGCGAGGCGCTGTACGCGGACATGGGCCATTTCGGCGTCAAGCCCATCCGCTATGCCTGGTACACCCTGGTGCTGCCGTGCCTGACCCTGAACTACCTGGGGCAGGGCGCGTTCGTGCTGGATCACCCGGCCGCCGTGGTCAATCCGTTTTACGAAGCCATGCCGGGCTGGGCGCTGTATCCGATGATCATCCTGGCCACCATGGCCGCGGTGATCGCCTCGCAGGCGGTGATCACCGGCGCGTTCTCGGTGGCGCGCCAGGCCATGCAGCTGGGCTACATCCCGCGCATGCAGATCAAGCACACCTCGCACGACACCATCGGCCAGATCTACATCCCCGGCATCAACTGGATCCTGATGGTCTGCGTGCTGGCGGTGGTGCTGATGTTCCAGGATTCCACCCGCCTGGCCGCGGCCTACGGCATCTCGGTCTCGGCCACGATGCTGATCGATACCCTGCTGCTGGCGCTGGTGGCGCGCGCGCTGTGGCCCAAGACCGGCGGCGTGATCATCGCGCTGTGCGTGGTGTTCTTCATCGTCGATGCCGGTTTCGTGTTCGCCAATGGCGCCAAGTTCTTCCAGGGCGCCTGGTTCCCGGTGGTGCTGGGCATCCTGGTGTTCACCCTGCTGCGCACCTGGCGTCGTGGCCGCGAACTGTTGAGTGCCGAAATCCGCAAGGAAGGCATCCAGCTCGATACCTTCCTGCCCGGCCTGATGCTGGCCCCGCCCGTACGCGTGCCCGGCACGGCGGTGTTCCTGACCGCGCAGACCGGCATGGTCCCGCATGCGCTGATGCACAACCTCAAGCACAACAAGGTGCTGCACGAGCGCAACGTGTTCCTGACCGTGGAAACCCTGCCGGTGCCCATCGCGCCGCCGGAGAAGCGCTTGAAGATCGAATCGATCGGCGACGAGTTCTTCCGCGTCATCATCAAGTTCGGTTTCATGGAAACCCCGGACGTGCCGCAGGCGTTGATGCGTTCCTGCGACCGCGGCGGCATCTACTTCGATCCGATGGAAACCACCTACTTCGCCAGCCGCGAGAGCATCGTGGCCAGCGCCCACCGGGGCATGCCGGTCTGGCGCGACAAGCTGTTCGCGGTCATGCACCGCAATGCGGCGCCGGCGACGGGATTCTTCCGGATTCCCGGCAATCGCCTGGTCGAACTGGGCGCGCAGGTGGAGATTTGACCGCATAATCGCCCCATGACCGACGACCGCATCATTTCCGCCGGGGCCAACCGCGAGGACGAGGCCATCGAGGCCAGCATCCGGCCCAAGCGCCTGGACGAGTACCTGGGCCAGAAGCCGGTCCGCGAACAGCTGGACATCTACATCCAGGCCGCCAAACAGCGCGGTGAGGCGCTGGACCATGTGCTGATCTTCGGTCCGCCTGGCCTGGGCAAGACCACGTTGAGCCATGTCATCGCCAACGAGCTGGGGGTGAACATGCGAGTGACCTCCGGCCCGGTGATCGAGAAAGCCGGCGATCTGGCCGCCCTGCTGACCAACCTGCAGCCGCACGACGTGCTGTTTGTCGACGAGATCCATCGCCTGTCGCCGGTGGTGGAAGAAGTGCTGTATCCGGCGATGGAAGATTTCCAGATCGACATCATGATCGGCGAAGGCCCGGCGGCCCGCTCGATCAAGCTGGACCTGCCGCCCTTCACCCTGATTGGCGCCACCACCCGCGCCGGCCTGCTGACCGCACCGCTGCGCGACCGCTTCGGCATCACCCAGCGGCTGGAGTTCTACACCAGCGAAGAATTGACCAGCATCGTGCGGCGCTCGGCGCGGATCCTGGGCATCGACTGCGAGCCGCAGGGTGCGGCCGAGATCGCGCGCCGCTCGCGCGGCACCCCGCGTATCGCCAACCGGCTGCTGCGCCGCGTCCGCGACTATGCGCAGGTCAAGGCCGATGGCCATATCAACAGCGACGTGGCCAATGCCGCCATGCAGATGCTGAAAGTGGACCCGGAAGGCTTCGACGATCTGGATCGGCGCATGCTGCGCACCATCGTCGACAGCTTCGACGGCGGTCCGGTGGGTGTGGAATCGCTGGCTGCGGCATTGTCCGAAGAACGCGGCACATTGGAAGATGTCATCGAGCCTTACCTGATCCAGCAGGGCTTCCTGATCCGCACCGCGCGCGGCCGCATGGCCACCTCCAAAGCCTACCGCCACCTGGGCCTCAAGCCCCGTCGCGAACTGGAACTGGGCGCGGCCGGCAGTGAGGAAATGTTCTGAGCCGCCGCCTTTCCGACGCCATGGCCAGGGGCAGCACGTGAGCGGGGAGTTGACGTCCCCGTCACGGAATGTGCCTTTATTCAGTTGGCCGACACGGGTCTATTGGGAAGATACGGACGCAGGCGGCGTTGTCTACCATGCCCAGTACGTAGCCTTCCTGGAACGCGCGCGCACCGAATGGTTGCGCGCCAATGGCCATCATCAGGAACAGCTGCGCAACGAGCATGATCTGGTTTTCGTCGTGCGCGCCATGACCCTGGATTTCCTGCGTCCGGCGCGGCTGGATGATCTGCTGCAGGTGCAACTGGGCCTGCGCCAGTGCAAGCGGGCCAGCGTGATCTTCGTCCAGCGGTTGTTGCGCGGCGAGGAACTGCTGCTGGAAGCCGAGGTCAAGGTAGCGTGCCTGGCCGCGTCGAGCTTTAAACCCAAAGCGCTGCCCGAACCGTTGTATGAAGAATTCAAGTCGTTCGAATCGCCCTGATCGACTGTTGCACCCCGAACTCACCGCTGTAACCCAATCGCTTTCCCCCGAAGACGTCGCACCCTGAGGAATACCGGATGATCGCATCGCTCCTGGCCACCGTGGTCGAAGCCCTGCCCGAGGACACCGCCGCCGCGGCCGCGCAGGCCTCGACCGCCGTCACCCACACCGGCATCAACTACCTGGAGCTCATGCTCAAGGCCAGCCTGCCGGTCAAGTTGATCGTGGTGCTGCTGCTGGTCGGCTCGCTGATCAGCTGGGTGATCATTTTCCGCAAGGCGCGCGTGTTCAAGGCCGCCAATCGCGACGCCGACGAGTTCGAAAGCCGCTTCTGGTCCGGCGCCGAACTGAGCAAGCTCTACGCCGGCGCCACTGACCGCAATCGCGTGGTCACCGGGCTGGAGGCCATCTTCGAAGCCGGCTTCCGCGAGTTCGCCCGCCTGCGCGACAAGCGCCGGCTCGATGGGCGTGCCCAGCTGGAAGGTGCGCAACGTGCGATGCGC
Encoded proteins:
- the ruvA gene encoding Holliday junction branch migration protein RuvA; the protein is MIGRLRGILSHKQPPWLIIDVGGVGYELEAPMSTFYDLPELGREVSLFTHYAQKEDSVSLYGFLRESERRLFRDVQKVSGIGAKIALAILSGVSVDEFARLLQAGDVTALTRVPGIGKKTAERLVVELRDRAADLAGGGVTLSAGVPADPQSEATVALQQLGYKPAEAARMVRDAAAAGDDAALIIRKALQSALR
- a CDS encoding potassium transporter Kup encodes the protein MSASASSSSSASHAGGHGHDHGHGHGKQGLAGLVIAAGGVVFGDIGTSPLYTLKEAFSEHFHLQANHDTVLGILSLVFWAMMIVVTLKYVSIIMRADNEGEGGIMALMALTQRTLKRGSRTAYVVGILGIFGASLFFGDGVITPAITVLGAVEGLRVAAPGLEHFIVPITIVILLTVFMVQRFGTQKVGRVFGPVMMAWFLSIGALGIHNIIDAPEVLKALNPIWGAKFFIQHGWHSVLILGVVVLAVTGGEALYADMGHFGVKPIRYAWYTLVLPCLTLNYLGQGAFVLDHPAAVVNPFYEAMPGWALYPMIILATMAAVIASQAVITGAFSVARQAMQLGYIPRMQIKHTSHDTIGQIYIPGINWILMVCVLAVVLMFQDSTRLAAAYGISVSATMLIDTLLLALVARALWPKTGGVIIALCVVFFIVDAGFVFANGAKFFQGAWFPVVLGILVFTLLRTWRRGRELLSAEIRKEGIQLDTFLPGLMLAPPVRVPGTAVFLTAQTGMVPHALMHNLKHNKVLHERNVFLTVETLPVPIAPPEKRLKIESIGDEFFRVIIKFGFMETPDVPQALMRSCDRGGIYFDPMETTYFASRESIVASAHRGMPVWRDKLFAVMHRNAAPATGFFRIPGNRLVELGAQVEI
- the ruvB gene encoding Holliday junction branch migration DNA helicase RuvB, with translation MTDDRIISAGANREDEAIEASIRPKRLDEYLGQKPVREQLDIYIQAAKQRGEALDHVLIFGPPGLGKTTLSHVIANELGVNMRVTSGPVIEKAGDLAALLTNLQPHDVLFVDEIHRLSPVVEEVLYPAMEDFQIDIMIGEGPAARSIKLDLPPFTLIGATTRAGLLTAPLRDRFGITQRLEFYTSEELTSIVRRSARILGIDCEPQGAAEIARRSRGTPRIANRLLRRVRDYAQVKADGHINSDVANAAMQMLKVDPEGFDDLDRRMLRTIVDSFDGGPVGVESLAAALSEERGTLEDVIEPYLIQQGFLIRTARGRMATSKAYRHLGLKPRRELELGAAGSEEMF
- the ybgC gene encoding tol-pal system-associated acyl-CoA thioesterase, which gives rise to MTSPSRNVPLFSWPTRVYWEDTDAGGVVYHAQYVAFLERARTEWLRANGHHQEQLRNEHDLVFVVRAMTLDFLRPARLDDLLQVQLGLRQCKRASVIFVQRLLRGEELLLEAEVKVACLAASSFKPKALPEPLYEEFKSFESP
- the tolQ gene encoding protein TolQ; the protein is MIASLLATVVEALPEDTAAAAAQASTAVTHTGINYLELMLKASLPVKLIVVLLLVGSLISWVIIFRKARVFKAANRDADEFESRFWSGAELSKLYAGATDRNRVVTGLEAIFEAGFREFARLRDKRRLDGRAQLEGAQRAMRATYAREVDQLERNLELLANIGSTAPYVGLVGTVFGIMVTMHDMLNSGEQAGIAAVAPGISEALFATAIGLFVAIPAVWAYNRFTTRVERISVRYETFAEEFSSILQRQSSADE